A window of the Mucilaginibacter sp. cycad4 genome harbors these coding sequences:
- a CDS encoding TonB-dependent receptor domain-containing protein: MINKLYLLFLFSLSTTIALAQTGGIKGQIIDAQTKEPLSGAFVHFDNKNGGSVTDVFGNYSLTGVSPGSYKLKVKYIGYTEYKQDVTVTVNQVAVINIRLSEKPEELKTVKVYGIINAESESSSRRKENKADNIINVLSAQAMQRSPDINAANALQRVSAVTIQRNSGSDEAFAIIRGLEPRYNNTLVNGVKVTSPDPVSRFISLSIVPSDLLESIEVSKSLTPEMEGDAIGGTVNLIFKDAPEYEYFKANGSIGYSAIFFNRRFDDFSHGAVQSKSPIGRFGAGYNAPPGYFSRANLDFTKKNAPPTSLLGFTYGRRFLKNKLGFIVADSYQNQFYGTNSEFNVAQPDIRAGKNFQPVIADVANRSYSTQQLNNGLSAHLDYKFDDNNKISVDNVFLYTHLAQTRLSIDTSILGGNGGRIGPGTGTVFNDDRSNIQNQYVENLKLSGKHVIKKHFLFDWAGVYSNATQNAPDRADISINHLINPDFTSTPDYFDNISRIWQKSGNKDLSAMVNIGYKAGLGDKSAIELKAGGLYRHSTRYNHQNEYILRPAATANGGKSGFTDIYSANFVVYNQTGTDQSDKTNYTAYEDITAGYGEVKLVLDNLAVIGGVRIEGTKQGYDTHPVVLDIRSNAKKTYTDILPSVQLKYKLTENSNLRASYFKSIARPALYELVPTPTLGESTDVTGNPLVKHTEADNYDIRYELFPGKEEQLFVGGFYKNIINPIEFALNDSQNGQLNTSPQNFGTAKVTGAEIVYSKYFGDLGVSGNYTYTYSNIKTTKIYTSTDANGVSTSVPKLQSRPLQGQTGDVLNLSLLYKNDKQKAFVQLAYTYTSKTLSLIYPNYGYDYYQQPQSFLALSGEKQVAKHLILTVKVNNILNTPTTVLINNLVQSKDLYNVSFNAGFRYSL, from the coding sequence ATGATCAATAAACTTTACCTCTTATTCCTGTTTTCCTTATCCACAACCATTGCCCTGGCACAAACCGGGGGGATAAAAGGCCAAATAATTGATGCGCAAACAAAAGAACCGTTAAGCGGCGCCTTTGTCCATTTTGATAACAAAAATGGAGGTTCGGTTACCGATGTATTTGGTAATTATTCGCTCACGGGTGTTAGCCCCGGATCGTATAAGCTTAAAGTAAAATATATTGGCTATACCGAGTACAAGCAGGATGTTACTGTTACAGTCAATCAGGTAGCGGTAATTAATATCCGGCTTTCAGAAAAGCCTGAAGAACTTAAAACCGTTAAAGTTTACGGAATAATCAACGCCGAGTCTGAATCATCATCCCGCCGGAAGGAAAATAAGGCCGACAATATTATTAATGTTTTATCGGCACAAGCTATGCAGCGATCGCCGGATATTAATGCCGCAAACGCCCTGCAGCGTGTTTCAGCGGTAACTATCCAGCGCAATAGCGGTTCGGATGAAGCATTTGCCATTATCAGAGGGTTGGAACCACGTTATAACAATACTTTAGTTAATGGTGTTAAGGTTACCAGTCCCGATCCTGTTTCAAGGTTCATTTCATTAAGTATAGTCCCTTCCGATCTGTTAGAGAGTATAGAGGTAAGCAAAAGTCTTACCCCTGAGATGGAAGGCGATGCAATAGGCGGTACTGTAAACCTTATTTTTAAGGATGCTCCCGAATATGAGTATTTTAAAGCAAATGGTTCAATAGGTTACAGTGCTATTTTCTTTAACCGCAGATTTGATGATTTCAGCCATGGCGCGGTACAAAGCAAAAGCCCAATCGGAAGATTTGGAGCTGGTTATAATGCCCCTCCGGGTTATTTTTCAAGAGCAAATCTCGACTTTACAAAAAAGAACGCCCCGCCAACTTCATTGCTTGGGTTTACTTATGGACGCAGGTTCCTGAAAAATAAATTAGGGTTTATAGTTGCCGATAGTTATCAAAACCAGTTTTACGGAACAAATTCGGAGTTTAACGTTGCTCAGCCTGATATCAGAGCGGGTAAAAATTTCCAGCCGGTTATTGCCGATGTGGCCAATCGCAGTTATTCAACCCAACAGTTAAATAATGGGCTTTCTGCACATCTTGATTATAAGTTTGATGACAATAACAAAATAAGTGTTGATAACGTTTTTCTTTACACTCACCTTGCACAAACGCGTTTAAGTATAGACACTTCCATATTGGGAGGCAACGGCGGCAGGATAGGACCGGGTACAGGTACGGTGTTTAATGATGATCGTTCAAATATCCAAAATCAATATGTCGAAAACCTGAAGCTAAGCGGCAAACACGTTATAAAAAAACATTTCCTTTTTGACTGGGCCGGTGTTTACAGCAATGCTACCCAAAATGCTCCCGACAGGGCTGATATCTCCATCAACCATTTAATTAATCCCGATTTTACAAGCACCCCCGATTATTTTGATAATATATCGAGGATTTGGCAAAAAAGCGGGAATAAAGACCTGAGCGCTATGGTCAATATCGGGTATAAGGCAGGTCTTGGCGATAAAAGTGCTATCGAATTAAAAGCCGGTGGCCTTTACAGGCACAGTACACGTTATAACCATCAAAACGAATACATTTTGCGGCCGGCAGCTACTGCCAACGGCGGCAAAAGCGGCTTTACCGATATCTACTCGGCCAATTTTGTAGTTTACAATCAAACTGGTACCGATCAAAGCGATAAAACCAATTACACCGCTTACGAGGACATAACTGCCGGTTACGGCGAAGTTAAACTTGTACTGGACAATTTGGCCGTTATTGGTGGTGTACGTATTGAAGGTACCAAACAGGGATATGATACCCATCCGGTAGTATTGGACATCCGCAGTAATGCAAAGAAGACCTACACCGACATTTTGCCAAGTGTTCAGTTAAAATATAAGCTTACTGAAAATTCAAACTTACGGGCATCTTATTTTAAATCGATAGCACGCCCGGCGTTGTATGAGCTGGTACCAACCCCAACCCTTGGTGAAAGTACCGATGTTACCGGTAATCCGCTTGTAAAACATACTGAAGCCGATAACTATGATATCCGTTATGAACTGTTTCCTGGAAAAGAAGAGCAATTGTTTGTTGGCGGGTTTTACAAGAATATCATCAACCCCATTGAGTTTGCTTTAAATGATTCGCAAAACGGGCAGCTTAATACTTCGCCGCAAAACTTTGGTACGGCCAAGGTAACCGGTGCGGAAATAGTTTACAGCAAGTATTTTGGTGATCTCGGGGTATCAGGTAACTACACCTATACCTATTCTAATATAAAAACTACAAAAATTTATACTTCTACTGATGCAAACGGGGTATCTACTTCAGTACCGAAATTGCAAAGCCGTCCTTTACAGGGACAAACCGGCGATGTACTGAACCTGTCACTATTATACAAAAATGATAAGCAAAAGGCATTTGTTCAATTAGCCTATACATACACCAGTAAAACGCTTTCACTGATCTATCCAAATTACGGATATGACTATTATCAGCAGCCGCAATCGTTCCTGGCACTATCGGGAGAAAAGCAGGTAGCAAAGCATCTTATCCTAACAGTTAAAGTAAATAATATACTTAACACACCCACAACAGTGCTTATTAACAACCTGGTGCAATCAAAAGATTTGTACAATGTGAGTTTCAATGCAGGTTTCAGGTATTCATTATAA
- a CDS encoding right-handed parallel beta-helix repeat-containing protein: MKAKYIIMLAVGFMATVTFNSCKKAELTTFTQIKIPTSSPIQPGNISGFVKGTLVTGETYNITADVTVKKGDTLYAQPGANIIVKNNAQITIQGVLKLVGTKDQPVNFNSDTNKPGTWGGFQCDTAQAITIIWTHVDNTGGPDASGSARGTLKVKAAINVDIEDSWFTNGQDDLMALSNGAKVTILRNTISSSGSTDGEGINLKTGVTGTVAYNVIFSQAGSGVKLETSSSKPFPQTEVNVYNNTLVSNGWRRGSAEPGRAVSVGVNAIGHIFNNIIVNDYHGIELFDDGDITHTTYGNNLFYATVDTYADLVDPTLKINIRDGFYPASGLGKPQATDLISKKIGDKDPLFIKFDGTVAAPNGFPNTNDFHLQSTSPAFSAGNTQYNLDLGAYTSDGNGNKH, translated from the coding sequence ATGAAAGCAAAATATATAATTATGTTAGCAGTTGGCTTCATGGCAACTGTGACTTTTAATAGCTGTAAAAAAGCAGAGTTAACTACGTTTACGCAAATCAAGATCCCAACTTCAAGTCCGATACAGCCAGGTAATATCAGTGGATTTGTTAAAGGCACCCTGGTAACAGGCGAAACTTACAATATTACTGCCGATGTTACCGTAAAAAAAGGCGATACGCTTTATGCCCAGCCTGGTGCAAACATAATTGTTAAAAACAATGCGCAGATAACTATCCAGGGTGTTTTAAAACTGGTAGGTACTAAAGATCAGCCGGTAAATTTTAATTCAGATACCAACAAACCCGGTACCTGGGGTGGTTTTCAATGTGATACGGCGCAGGCAATAACCATTATCTGGACACATGTCGACAATACCGGCGGGCCCGATGCTTCCGGAAGTGCGCGGGGGACGTTAAAGGTTAAGGCGGCTATAAATGTAGATATTGAGGATTCATGGTTTACCAACGGGCAGGATGACCTGATGGCTTTGAGCAACGGTGCCAAAGTAACCATTTTACGAAACACTATCAGCTCATCGGGTAGTACCGATGGCGAAGGCATTAACCTGAAAACGGGCGTTACCGGTACAGTAGCTTATAATGTGATTTTTAGCCAGGCAGGTTCGGGGGTTAAGCTGGAAACCAGTTCGAGCAAGCCTTTTCCGCAAACCGAGGTTAATGTGTATAACAACACCCTGGTTTCAAATGGCTGGCGAAGAGGTTCGGCTGAGCCGGGTAGGGCTGTTTCTGTGGGCGTAAATGCTATCGGTCATATTTTTAATAATATCATTGTTAACGATTACCATGGTATCGAACTGTTTGACGATGGCGATATCACACATACCACCTACGGCAATAACCTTTTTTATGCCACGGTTGATACCTATGCCGACTTAGTTGACCCTACGTTAAAGATCAATATCAGGGATGGGTTTTACCCTGCATCAGGTTTAGGGAAACCACAAGCTACCGACCTGATTTCAAAAAAGATTGGCGATAAGGACCCGCTGTTTATAAAGTTTGATGGAACGGTTGCTGCACCTAACGGATTCCCTAATACCAATGATTTCCATCTGCAAAGTACATCGCCTGCATTCAGTGCCGGTAATACGCAATACAATCTTGACCTGGGCGCTTATACCAGTGATGGTAACGGTAACAAACATTAA
- a CDS encoding YncE family protein has product MKKIALLFLLNAGLFSGASKVFAQNYVLDKTIALPGNGGYDYVFIDQPNHTLYASHGTEVNVVDLKTETVKGTIIDMKGVHGIAVDNELNKGFISDGKADEVIVFDIKTLAVITRIPLDHKGADAIIFDPYSKNIFTFNGHSSSSCVIDPMSMKQVTSIDMGGAPEFAVADGKGTIYNNLEDKSSLNVINTKTLKVTKNYTLSPCGGPTGIAMDKEHQKLFTVCRENKGLSVVDIPTGKVIQTLPIGAGVDAVVYDPAQKMLIASNGDGTASIFKQNAPGTYSAVQTLTTQYRAKTMAIDLDTHKLYFPVADYEKGTKTMLPGTFKLLVYRQQ; this is encoded by the coding sequence ATGAAAAAAATAGCGTTATTATTTCTTTTAAATGCAGGCCTGTTTTCGGGCGCATCAAAGGTATTTGCACAAAATTATGTATTAGATAAAACCATTGCTTTACCCGGCAATGGCGGTTATGATTATGTTTTTATTGATCAGCCTAATCATACTTTATATGCATCGCACGGCACCGAGGTAAATGTGGTCGACCTGAAAACTGAAACAGTTAAAGGTACTATCATCGATATGAAAGGTGTACACGGAATTGCTGTTGATAATGAGCTTAATAAAGGTTTTATAAGCGATGGCAAAGCGGACGAGGTTATTGTATTTGATATCAAAACACTGGCTGTAATAACCCGTATCCCCTTAGATCATAAAGGTGCCGATGCCATTATTTTTGATCCGTATTCGAAAAATATCTTCACGTTTAACGGGCATAGCAGCAGTTCATGTGTTATTGATCCGATGTCAATGAAACAGGTAACATCAATTGATATGGGCGGGGCTCCAGAATTTGCAGTGGCCGATGGTAAAGGAACTATTTACAATAACCTGGAAGATAAAAGCAGCCTGAATGTAATTAATACAAAAACATTAAAGGTTACCAAAAATTATACTTTAAGTCCCTGCGGTGGGCCAACAGGCATAGCTATGGATAAAGAGCACCAAAAGCTGTTTACCGTTTGCCGCGAAAATAAAGGACTTAGCGTAGTTGATATCCCTACAGGTAAAGTGATCCAAACCCTGCCGATTGGCGCAGGTGTCGATGCAGTGGTATATGACCCCGCTCAAAAAATGCTTATAGCCTCAAATGGTGATGGAACTGCCAGTATATTTAAACAAAATGCTCCCGGCACTTATAGCGCTGTACAAACCTTAACCACTCAATACCGCGCTAAAACAATGGCTATTGATCTGGATACACATAAGCTTTACTTTCCGGTTGCCGATTATGAGAAGGGCACCAAAACTATGCTGCCTGGCACCTTTAAGTTACTTGTTTACCGCCAGCAATAA
- a CDS encoding metallophosphoesterase: MKRRDFVKNTALSAIGASFIAPLSTFAAKGATHLTSEELTLLPAIKDDYSLHFMALGDWGRNGEYDQMEVGKQMGLWGAAHPNDFVISVGDNFYPKGVVSEFDPLWHYSFENIYTAHSLQCDWYPVFGNHDYHSDVDAQIRYSKISRRWSMPARYYSKEISLNKGKNKEDEAVKKESKDNKKPTKAKALLIFIDTDPMLHEAQAEYVEKEMQWLSQTLSNASADVKWKIVIGHHPYYTVGPRIENYDTLTIRKALTKTFEEHKVDVYLSGHEHSLQHLKPEGFTHQFISGAGSELTKVTAGVSYSRFQASEHGFMYFAIDEKRLNVRAINYQGEVLYQTELTK, from the coding sequence ATGAAAAGAAGAGACTTCGTAAAAAATACCGCACTATCCGCAATAGGGGCTTCATTTATTGCGCCTTTGAGCACTTTTGCTGCAAAAGGGGCAACACATTTAACGAGCGAAGAACTTACATTGCTGCCGGCAATTAAAGATGATTACTCCCTGCATTTTATGGCACTGGGCGATTGGGGCCGTAACGGCGAATATGACCAGATGGAAGTTGGAAAACAAATGGGCCTTTGGGGGGCTGCACATCCAAATGATTTTGTGATTTCGGTTGGCGATAACTTTTATCCTAAAGGTGTTGTAAGCGAGTTTGACCCGTTATGGCATTATTCGTTCGAGAATATTTACACCGCTCATTCATTGCAATGCGACTGGTATCCGGTTTTTGGCAATCACGATTACCACTCGGATGTTGACGCCCAGATCAGGTACAGTAAAATAAGCCGCCGCTGGAGTATGCCGGCGCGGTATTACTCAAAAGAGATAAGTCTGAATAAGGGAAAAAACAAGGAAGACGAGGCGGTTAAGAAAGAATCAAAGGATAATAAAAAGCCAACTAAGGCTAAAGCACTTTTAATATTTATTGATACCGACCCGATGTTACATGAAGCACAGGCTGAGTATGTTGAAAAGGAAATGCAATGGCTGAGCCAAACATTATCAAATGCTTCTGCAGATGTGAAATGGAAAATTGTAATCGGGCATCATCCATATTATACAGTTGGACCCCGAATTGAAAATTACGATACTTTAACTATACGTAAGGCATTGACCAAAACCTTTGAAGAGCATAAAGTTGATGTTTACCTTTCAGGCCACGAGCATTCATTGCAACACCTAAAGCCCGAAGGCTTCACGCATCAGTTTATTTCAGGTGCAGGTTCTGAGCTTACAAAAGTTACAGCAGGTGTTTCCTACAGCCGTTTCCAGGCTTCCGAACATGGGTTTATGTATTTTGCCATAGATGAGAAACGATTAAATGTAAGGGCGATAAATTACCAGGGAGAGGTACTCTATCAAACTGAACTTACTAAATAA
- a CDS encoding TonB-dependent receptor domain-containing protein gives MKHFYFLNRLLLLFSICLLFSFAATAQTIKGKVTDAKTGEPLTGATVHLTQDGLSKFVAVNLNGSYSFKNLKNGPYKIQVNYVGYGPSKINEGNVTSGAEAITVNIALQDASMQMTEIQVKGEANKESDHAVRGIEKHAPMVINVLSANTIKLLPDVTVANALQRVSGVTIQRSASGEGRYAIIRGMDQRYNSTLVNGIKIPSPDAQYRFVPMDIFPSEMLERLEVIKALTPSMEGDAIGGVMNLVMKSAPSQFTFSANVSGGFSTLFSSSRPFVGFSASPNSKSPAAINGNSYAATYADFSNKALTSDKNISTPFSSTAGITIGDRFLNKKLGVIVSASYQNIYRGSNSKQLTPNAQPSAIPLPNSPQFSDAYDRTYSTQTERVGIHNKIDYAFDDRNKISLYNLYIHQSEFESRFTSDTLGLGLNSTGLSKQITISNRSTLTKQNIYNSTLHGDHLLGKEWRFSWDGVYSEATRHQPDRTEFFYDANKTLNNSGAVTAEVDNNTQLDHHWENNKDRDLSGYANVVYTPTIAGKVVEFSTGGLYRHKVRDADYITYSLTGGKSTLFNNNFNSIPFAFKSAADGIGSNNPDLQNNYHVRENDNAEYLQVKFDLFPKLQVLGGVRIENTDLTYATQSPETVTQRSGNIKYTDVLPSIHLRYQLTDNQNIRASYFAAISRPGFGEQVPYKVNDEYYDRVGNPYLKHITADNYDIRYEFFPGGADQLFLGSFYKKIYNPIEYFVVRNGGPSDQVIKPQNDPGNATNYGFEALATKFFGVIGFSVNYTYTHSRITTAKLLYSNDPTLGLQQTNVNETRPLQGQADHVGNASVLFKSPKLGLDMQLAFVYTGERLAQVSPYYNLDFYQHAYNQLDFSFEKTIAKRLSFYGKVNNITNAASKIYLKFPHGSLDAKQQEFLGKQDIAGQTLVQSNYYKTLFLGGFRYKL, from the coding sequence ATGAAACACTTCTACTTTCTTAACAGGCTGTTGTTATTATTCTCAATATGCCTGCTATTTTCCTTTGCGGCTACGGCTCAAACTATAAAGGGAAAGGTAACCGATGCTAAAACCGGCGAGCCCCTTACCGGTGCAACTGTACATTTAACCCAGGATGGGCTTAGCAAATTTGTTGCGGTTAACCTCAATGGCTCTTATAGCTTCAAAAATTTAAAGAACGGCCCTTATAAAATACAGGTGAATTATGTTGGTTATGGTCCCTCTAAAATTAATGAAGGTAATGTTACATCCGGTGCTGAAGCAATTACGGTAAACATTGCCCTGCAGGATGCCAGTATGCAAATGACCGAAATACAGGTTAAAGGTGAAGCAAATAAGGAAAGCGACCATGCTGTACGTGGTATTGAGAAACATGCCCCGATGGTTATCAACGTGCTTTCGGCAAATACCATTAAACTATTGCCCGATGTTACAGTGGCCAATGCTTTACAACGTGTTAGTGGCGTAACCATTCAGCGTTCGGCAAGCGGAGAGGGGCGTTATGCTATTATCAGGGGGATGGACCAGCGTTACAACTCAACCCTGGTAAATGGTATTAAAATACCAAGCCCGGATGCCCAGTACCGTTTTGTGCCTATGGATATATTCCCTTCAGAAATGCTGGAAAGGCTTGAGGTGATCAAGGCCCTTACACCAAGTATGGAAGGCGATGCTATTGGCGGTGTAATGAACCTGGTAATGAAAAGCGCGCCAAGTCAGTTTACTTTCAGCGCTAACGTATCAGGCGGCTTTTCTACCCTGTTTTCATCAAGCCGCCCGTTTGTTGGTTTTAGCGCATCTCCCAACAGCAAATCGCCGGCAGCCATTAATGGCAATAGCTATGCTGCTACTTATGCTGATTTTAGTAATAAAGCACTTACAAGCGATAAAAATATATCAACCCCATTTAGCTCAACTGCTGGTATCACTATTGGCGATAGGTTTTTAAACAAGAAACTGGGCGTTATCGTATCGGCAAGCTACCAGAATATATACCGTGGCTCTAACTCAAAACAACTTACACCAAACGCGCAGCCATCTGCTATTCCATTGCCTAACTCGCCGCAGTTTTCTGACGCTTATGACCGCACTTATTCAACACAAACCGAACGTGTAGGTATCCACAATAAAATTGATTACGCTTTTGACGACAGAAACAAGATCTCGTTATATAACCTTTACATTCATCAAAGCGAATTTGAATCACGCTTTACTTCTGATACACTGGGCCTTGGTTTAAACTCAACAGGTTTAAGCAAACAGATCACCATTTCAAACAGAAGCACTTTAACCAAGCAAAATATTTATAACTCAACTTTGCATGGTGATCACCTGCTTGGTAAGGAGTGGCGTTTTAGCTGGGATGGAGTATATTCTGAAGCCACCAGGCATCAGCCCGATAGAACGGAATTTTTCTATGATGCCAATAAAACATTAAATAACTCAGGAGCTGTAACTGCCGAAGTTGATAACAACACCCAGTTAGATCATCATTGGGAAAATAACAAAGACCGCGACCTTTCAGGATATGCAAATGTGGTTTATACGCCAACAATTGCCGGCAAGGTTGTTGAATTTTCAACCGGAGGTTTATATCGCCACAAAGTAAGGGATGCTGATTACATCACTTATTCATTAACCGGCGGTAAATCAACATTGTTTAACAATAACTTTAATTCTATCCCTTTTGCATTTAAATCGGCAGCGGATGGTATCGGCAGCAACAATCCTGATCTGCAAAATAATTACCATGTAAGGGAAAACGATAACGCCGAATATTTACAGGTTAAGTTTGATCTGTTTCCGAAACTCCAGGTATTGGGCGGTGTACGGATTGAAAATACTGATTTAACTTATGCAACTCAGTCGCCTGAAACAGTTACGCAGAGAAGCGGTAATATTAAATATACCGATGTATTGCCAAGCATTCACTTGAGGTATCAACTAACCGACAATCAAAATATTCGCGCATCATACTTTGCGGCGATAAGTCGCCCGGGTTTTGGCGAACAGGTGCCATATAAAGTTAACGATGAGTATTATGATAGGGTAGGTAATCCTTACTTAAAACATATCACTGCGGATAATTACGATATACGCTACGAATTTTTTCCGGGTGGGGCCGATCAGCTATTTTTAGGCTCGTTCTACAAAAAGATTTATAATCCTATTGAGTATTTTGTTGTTCGTAACGGTGGTCCGAGTGATCAGGTTATTAAACCTCAAAATGATCCGGGTAATGCTACCAATTATGGTTTTGAAGCTTTGGCTACTAAATTTTTTGGTGTGATAGGCTTTTCAGTTAACTATACTTATACCCACTCAAGGATAACCACTGCCAAATTATTGTATTCAAATGATCCTACTTTAGGTTTACAGCAAACCAATGTGAATGAAACACGTCCGCTGCAAGGTCAGGCCGATCATGTGGGCAACGCATCAGTATTATTTAAGAGCCCCAAATTGGGTTTGGATATGCAGCTGGCCTTTGTTTATACCGGCGAGCGCCTGGCACAGGTATCACCATATTATAACCTCGATTTTTACCAGCACGCCTACAATCAGTTAGATTTTTCTTTCGAAAAAACTATCGCCAAGAGGCTTTCTTTTTATGGTAAGGTTAATAACATCACCAACGCGGCCAGCAAAATTTATTTAAAATTCCCCCATGGCAGCCTTGATGCAAAGCAGCAGGAGTTTTTAGGGAAACAGGACATTGCAGGCCAAACACTTGTACAAAGCAACTATTACAAAACACTATTCCTTGGTGGTTTCAGGTATAAATTATAA